The Bradyrhizobium barranii subsp. barranii genome segment CTGACATCGTTTTCGTGCTCGAGAGCGCGCTGCGACTTTCCGGCCTTGCGCTGGTACGCGATACGGGCGGATACAAAGTCACTCCCCTCGGCAATGCCACTGGAGCCGGCCACGTCGATGCCGGTGCTGGTCATTCCGAAGCCGGCTATGGTGTGTCAGTGGTACCGCTGCAATATGTTGCAGCGAAAACCATCCTCAAGTTGATGGACAGCTTTGCAACCCGCACTGGTAGCGTACGTGCGGACCCCACGCGAAACCTTCTTCTGATCCAGGGGACCGGACCCGAGCGGCGAACGGCCGTCGAAACCGCCCTGAGCTTTGATGTCGACTGGATGAAAGGCCAATCGGTAGGCATTTATCCCATTCACAATTCCGCGCCAGAGCCTCTGATCGCAGAGCTCGAGAGTATCCTGGATTCCGGCGACAACGGGCTCAGTCATGACCTTGTGAAGCTTCAAGTCGTCTCCAGGTTGAACGCCATCATGGTCGTAACGCGCAAGCCGCCGTTGCTCCAGACCGTAGCGACTTGGATCCATCGGCTCGATCGGGCAGACTCGGCTCAAACCGGCGTTCGTGTCTATCGTGTCCGCTATAGTGACGCCCGCCACTTGGCCAAGGTGCTGAACCAGATGTTCGTCGGCAGCGCCTCGACGTCGATCGACATCGGCGATAAGGAGGTCGCTCGCCCGAATTCGGCTGCCGAACGGCTGTCTGCGAATACGTCCGCGCCGTCCCCCAGCCTGTCCCCCCCCGCGTCGGGCGGCAACGGCGTAAGTAACCCCTTCCCATCAGGCTTGAATTCGTCGAACGGAACGGATGCCAGCGGTGGACTTGACACACTAAACGGTGGTGGACCGCCGGTCATGCCCAACGTACGGATCACCCCTGATATCGTGAGTAACTCTGTCTTAATCTATGCCAGTCGCGAAAACTATCGGATCATCAGTTCCACCTTAAAGCAGCTCGATCAACCCGTGCTGCAGGTCGGCATCGAGGCGACGATCGCGGAGGTAAAGCTCACCAACGAGCTGAGTTACGGTGTCCAGAGCTATCTGACCAGCAAGCAGCTTGGATTGAAGACCGACCAGGGTTCTGTTCTTACCTCGACCAACGGTGCGGTGAGTAGGGCAGCGAACGCGCTGCTGAATCGCGCAATTCCGGGATTCAACTTCCTGATCGAATCGGAGTCACAGCCGGCCATTATCCTCGATGCGCTACACGGGGTGACCAGCGTCAATGTGTTGTCCAATCCTTCACTCGTTGTCACCAACAACCAGGCCGCAACCCTTCAGGTCGGCGATGTCGTTCCGGTCCAGACTAGCAAAACGAGTTATCCATCGCAAAACGGCACTGTGGTTAATACTATCGACTACCGCAACACCGGCATTATTCTTCGCGTTGTGCCGCGTATCACCACAAGTGGACACGTCAGTCTCGAGATCGAACAGGAGATCAGCCAGGTATCCTCGGCCGGCTCATCCGAGCTTACGCCGACCGTGTCCCAGCGCAGGGTGAAGAGCGCGGTCTCTGTGACAAACGGCCAAACCGTGGTGCTGGCCGGACTGATCAGTGAAGACCACAAGGGAGGCCGCAGCGGCATTCCGCTACTTGACGAGATTCCCGGTCTTGGCGATGTGTTTTCACACCAGAGCAAAAAGGGGCAGCGGACGGAGTTGATCATCTTCATTCGACCCCAGATCATCCAGACCGGCAGCGATGCGCACCAGCTGGCAGAGGAGCTACGTTCGAAGCTTCGCGGTGCAGTCGGCGCGAGCATTACAGATGACTTGCGTGTTCGCAATGTCCGCTGATCATTGTCATATCCCGCTGCTGGCTCGACGCGACATCATCTGGTTCGTGCTGGCGCAAATGATGGCTCTGCTTGTCGCGTTGGCGCCAGCACGCGCAGACGCCATCGCATCGGCAAGGAGCGCCTATGCACATGGGGACTATCAGAAAGCAGTCCGCCAGCTCACCCCACTTGCCTTACGCGGCGACGCGCAAGCACAGGCGATGCTTGGTTTCATGTACGAAAACGGCTTCGGCGCACCAAAAGTCTACGATGCTGCAGTCGACCTATATATTCAGGCCGCAAATGCCGGAATTCCATTTGCCCAGGCGATGCTCGGCCTGATGTATGACAAAGGTCATGGCGTTCCGCAGGATGTCGTTCTCGCCTACAAATGGATGAATATTGCGGCAGCTCAGGCCCGCAGCTCTCAAAGGGATTATTGCCTCCGCTTGCGCAACGCGATTGCTTCCAAAATGTCGATGAATCAGATCGCGCAGGGGCAAGCATACGCGCGATCGTGGACGCTGGCCCATGTTCAGGCCGGACGCGCAGCTCCCCGTTGCAGTTCTCGCAGGGCGAAGCGGTGCGCCGGGCTATTCGATCAAGAGGCGCTCGCGGTGGGGGGTGGCCGGCGATGATAGCCTTGGGGTCATTCGGCCCTTTAATTGCGGTTTGTTGTCAAGCTTTCCTTTTGATCTCGCCAATGGCACAACGGTAGCGCTCGTGCCGTCGGAGCCGGTCAGGGTTGCGGAGACGGCGCGAGCGCGGCTGAGGTATGATGGTTAGTCAGGCCTTGGACCCGTCATAGTTGAACCTTTGCGGCCAGCTCGGGTCATGGTCCTTTCCGACGTCGCGTAGCGCCTCATGATGATGTCCGGATCGGGCGCTTCAATGTATGCAGCGGCGTGCGGACGAGCCCGCCACCAGCCGATTGACCGAGGTCGCCACAACCACCGTCCCAGCGGGACATCGCCGGCCGGTGCGCGCACGCCGCCGCCTCCCGCGCGTTCAGGCCGGCGCACGCTGGCCTCCCCCCGCAGCGTCGCTGCGGTAGCGGCCGGGCGAGGTCTGGTAGTACTGCGTGCGAATGGCAGCCATGGCCTCGATCAATGGTCCCCACGGCGCGGGAAAGCGTTCTTCCGCCATCACCCGGTGCAGCATGCGCGTATGGCCGGCCAGCTCGTCGTTGAGGAACTCCACCACAGGCATAGCCGGATAGCGCTGCAGCAACAAGATCACCGCGTTGTCGGCCTCGCCGGCCGACCTGTCCTTGCCGCATCCATGCAGATCGTTCTGCAGACGCCCTATCGCGGAGATGAGCCGCAGGACCTGGCGAAACGCCGGACGCGCGCGCAAGGTCGCCATATCCAGCCCCCACAGCAAGGACAGGCAACAGAACACGTTCGTGTAGGCGATCGAATCGATGCCGTTGTGCAGGTACTCAGCGTAGGACCAGCGTTCCGCCGCTACCGCCTGCGCGTGTCCGGCGCGCAGCGCCGCGCAGTAGCACCGGGTATCGTCGAGAAGCTGAGCATAGTCGCGACGATCGTAAGCGAGCGTGGCCAGCGAAGCGCGCAGCACAGCGCAACCCTCGAATCCGGGGAGAGCGCACGGCACGCCCTGCCCCAGCGCTTGCTCCACCGCGGCGAGCTGCTCCGGCGCGATCAGGCCAAGGTCGTTGCAATCGTCGAGCCAGAACAGCAGCGCCAGTTCGCGATAGAACGCCACGATCAGCGTTTCGTCCTGCCGATCGCGACCGGTGCGGGCGCTGGTGCCGCGCAGGCTCGGGTGGATGCGCTGCAGGATGTACTGGCCGCCCCTAACCGCTTCCACGGCATGCTCGTGGGCGAACCCGGTCAGGGAACGTCCCCACTCCAGCACCTGCTGGAGCGCGCGTTCAGTCTGGATCATGGCGCCGCTCCTGCCCCCTCGGCCAGGACGCGCCGCCCCCAACGAAGCGCCAGCCACAACCCGGCGAGTTCGGCCACGCGCACGACCCGAGTGGGGCAATACAGTTCCTTGCCGATCCACAGCGGCGTCTGCGGCAATCCATGCGCCGCATGGCGGGCGAGCATCCACTCCAGCGCACGCGCCACCACCTGCGCGATGCGCCGGCGCCCTGTCGCCTCTTCGCTCCCATCCATCACGTGCAACGCAAACAGCGCATAGGCGGTTTCCTCGAACGTGGACCCGCGACCCGCGCCCCAGCCGCCGTCGTCGCGCTGCGCCTGCAGCAGCGCCGCCAGCGCGCGCTCATCGCGCCACTGGGGCTTGCCTTGCGCCAGCGCAGCGACCGCATGCGCGGTGGGATACAGCCACGAAACGTGCCATTTTTCGTTGTTCCACAGACCATGCGGGTTGCGATTGGCCTCGACATAGGCGCGGGTGCCGGCGGCGGGCTTTCCCGACAGTCGCAAGGCATGCAGGGCATGGATGTTGGTCGACACCGAGGCATTGCGCTCACCGGGGAAGGTGACGAACAGCTCGCCGATTTCGAAATGGCGCAACGCATCGACCGCCGGGTCGCGGCCTGCAAGGCGCAGGACGCACAACGCAACTGCGGTGTCGTCCGCATCGGCCGCGAAGTGCAAGGCCGGGCCCAGACCGCGCACGCCCAAGCGGGAGTCGAGCTGCGCGACGATCACGCGCACCGCCTCGGCGAGCGCGGGATGCGCGAACAGCCCAGCCAGATGCAGGGTGTACAGCGACCAGCATGGCTCGAACACATTGATCGGCCAGACGTTGGGAACGACACCTTCGATGCCGCTGCGCGTCGCCCGCGATGCCGCCTGCAGATACGCGTCGGCGCGCCCGACCTGCGGCATGCTCCCCTGTGTCACGGCGCGCGCACGCCAGGCGGCGGTCGCCGCCGGACTGATGCCGATGCTGCCGTCGTCATCCGGGCATACGGCGGTGGGAGACGTCCCCCAGGCTTCCCAGGAGTGCAGCAACGGATGGCCGCTCGGCAACGTCGCCGCCGCCCCCAGCTTGACCAGGCACGCTTGCCGCAACGGCAACAGCGCCGGGTGGCGCGGAAACGCCACGCCGCCCAGCAAGGATGCGGCGTCGCCGCAAAACCGCGGCAGGATCAGCTCCGCGCCGATCGGCGCGTCGTCCGGCACCGCATGCGCGTAGGGATCGGGCTGGCGTTGGAGGAAGCGGATTGCAGCCTGGACTGCATCAGCAGCGCCGGGAAGAGGATCGGCACGCTGCAATGCCAGGAACGCCGCCCATGTGGGCGCATGGCGGAACAGCGGGAAGTCCGCGCTTCCCCATCCGCCATCGGCCTGTTGCTGCGCGATAAGCCACCCGTATGCGTCCTGCCGACCGTCGACGTTGCCGTGAAACTGGAGAGCTCGCGCCGTGTCGTAGACGGACGGACCGACGCTGCCGCCATCGCTCATCTCGCTCAGCAGGTGGCGCAATTCGGAAAGGATCTGTTCGGACAGCGCGTTCACGCGGGATGTTCCTTCTGCAGACGGTTTGACGAGAACCAGGATCAGGCAGACGCCGCGCACGTGGCCGCACGCCCGTCGCGGACAGCGCATGGGCAGCGTCGGACGGCCGCCCTGCTCCGGCGCGGCGAGGTGCCCCCGATGCAGGCGCCGGCCGTCGCA includes the following:
- the gspD gene encoding type II secretion system secretin GspD; the encoded protein is MLLVAAMLLFASCSIVTNGTPTTAPADLDVLDKVRSLDILPRGEQPIASFQASPNSQGVASSTYSGSEVFEATEARPQQTPNGPGYDLNFENAPVATVLKVMLGDTLGLGYTIDPREQATVSLVSARPVPRSDIVFVLESALRLSGLALVRDTGGYKVTPLGNATGAGHVDAGAGHSEAGYGVSVVPLQYVAAKTILKLMDSFATRTGSVRADPTRNLLLIQGTGPERRTAVETALSFDVDWMKGQSVGIYPIHNSAPEPLIAELESILDSGDNGLSHDLVKLQVVSRLNAIMVVTRKPPLLQTVATWIHRLDRADSAQTGVRVYRVRYSDARHLAKVLNQMFVGSASTSIDIGDKEVARPNSAAERLSANTSAPSPSLSPPASGGNGVSNPFPSGLNSSNGTDASGGLDTLNGGGPPVMPNVRITPDIVSNSVLIYASRENYRIISSTLKQLDQPVLQVGIEATIAEVKLTNELSYGVQSYLTSKQLGLKTDQGSVLTSTNGAVSRAANALLNRAIPGFNFLIESESQPAIILDALHGVTSVNVLSNPSLVVTNNQAATLQVGDVVPVQTSKTSYPSQNGTVVNTIDYRNTGIILRVVPRITTSGHVSLEIEQEISQVSSAGSSELTPTVSQRRVKSAVSVTNGQTVVLAGLISEDHKGGRSGIPLLDEIPGLGDVFSHQSKKGQRTELIIFIRPQIIQTGSDAHQLAEELRSKLRGAVGASITDDLRVRNVR
- a CDS encoding tetratricopeptide repeat protein, with the protein product MSADHCHIPLLARRDIIWFVLAQMMALLVALAPARADAIASARSAYAHGDYQKAVRQLTPLALRGDAQAQAMLGFMYENGFGAPKVYDAAVDLYIQAANAGIPFAQAMLGLMYDKGHGVPQDVVLAYKWMNIAAAQARSSQRDYCLRLRNAIASKMSMNQIAQGQAYARSWTLAHVQAGRAAPRCSSRRAKRCAGLFDQEALAVGGGRR
- a CDS encoding terpene synthase family protein, whose translation is MIQTERALQQVLEWGRSLTGFAHEHAVEAVRGGQYILQRIHPSLRGTSARTGRDRQDETLIVAFYRELALLFWLDDCNDLGLIAPEQLAAVEQALGQGVPCALPGFEGCAVLRASLATLAYDRRDYAQLLDDTRCYCAALRAGHAQAVAAERWSYAEYLHNGIDSIAYTNVFCCLSLLWGLDMATLRARPAFRQVLRLISAIGRLQNDLHGCGKDRSAGEADNAVILLLQRYPAMPVVEFLNDELAGHTRMLHRVMAEERFPAPWGPLIEAMAAIRTQYYQTSPGRYRSDAAGGGQRAPA